A DNA window from Halichondria panicea chromosome 16, odHalPani1.1, whole genome shotgun sequence contains the following coding sequences:
- the LOC135349835 gene encoding uncharacterized protein LOC135349835 produces MSADTELRSCLLQAVQTLTKGLSSMVQDGRKAIEASPSINDFVKSRGSDDPHGLMCVYPVNLYVACLRTAGVKSRRELESLWAGMFSDVEVQENVEELLAAEEKWVGLISELDQEMTSYEEKTALDVIDVGEKFPMDIALVETKSGDTVSLKSSVEAQLGDFNKLGCQVVVVASGNREGGLRWFKEYDCSLPLLLDQDLQLYRHIGLHRLVSVAWDLKVFIGYAEAVVGGRVDRFAWPGDDVTVIGGDFISDSEGTAVYMYRSKEQYDRPDVTNLLECLEQVNKAHKP; encoded by the exons ATGTCTGCAGACACTGAGCTCAGATCCTGCCTGCTGCAAGCTGTGCAGACACTAACTAAAGGACTTAGCAGCATGGTGCAAGACGGGCGCAAAGCAATAGAAGCATCTCCAAGTATCAACGACTTTGTCAAGTCCCGTGGATCAGATGATCCGCATGGTTTGATGTGTGTCTACCCGGTCAACCTCTATGTGGCCTGTCTACGAACGGCTGGAGTCAAGAGCAGGAGAGAGTTGGAGTCATTGTGGGCTGGCATGTTCTCTGATGTTGAAGTACAAGAAAATGTGGAAGAGTTGTTAGCCGCCGAGGAAAAATGGGTCGGTTTGATCAGTGAGCTCGATCAAGAAATGACGTCATACGAAGAAAAGACGGCTTTGGATGTAATTGATGTCGGGGAGAAGTTTCCAATGGATATAGCACTCGTTGAAACTAAGTCTGGTGACACTGTGTCTCTGAAGAGCT CCGTCGAAGCACAGCTGGGTGATTTCAACAAATTGGGCTGTCAAGTGGTGGTGGTTGCTAGTGGAAATCGGGAAGGGGGGCTGAGATGGTTTAAAGAGTACGATTGCTCACTCCCACTTTTATTGGATCAAGACCTGCAGTTGTACAGACATATTGGACTCCATCGACTGGTCAGCGTGGCCTGGGACCTCAAGGTATTTATTGGTTATGCTGAGGCTGTGGTTGGTGGTAGGGTCGATCGGTTTGCCTGGCCAGGAGATGACGTCACTGTGATTGGAGGGGACTTCATTAGCGACTCAGAGGGAACTGctgtctacatgtatagaagCAAGGAACAGTACGATCGTCCTGACGTTACCAATCTATTGGAGTGTTTGGAGCAAGTCAACAAAGCACACAAGCCCTAA
- the LOC135349722 gene encoding aminopeptidase Ey-like, with protein sequence MSQPAYSDLSAASDSDQDGVGLVLTDSDSSKGRSRKYVVTSSRRPKPRLRMPTIFQSLSRNEIICIIVGMVAFVTIVALFIVVGVVASSQSSAGAANSTQAPPIATPTTQPPTDTTTVLPITQPPTDTTTAPPITQPPTDITTAPPISTAPPPKLWDNVRLPATIRPDLYRISLTVDLDSFAVSGTVDITCQVLEATSYILLHAREMEINNDESNVQYSNTMVDFEGTFQSNDFYVLSLSQEIGPGEVVVHLSFDYNLSEVLSGFYRSSYTDSTGQQRYLATTQFESTDARKAFPCFDEPSLKANFVISITHLSEYHAVSNMPALSRVDATTGDSMVTTHFQSSVKMSTYLVAFIVSDFECMGVNITENRSQPLRIRVCSNPLIVDKTEYALRVAMDVIQFYERRFNISYPLPKQDLFAIPDFAAGAMENWGLITYRETAVLYDATSDPATSKRRVATVIAHELAHQWFGNLVTMAWWDGLWLNEGFATFMEYLGTDNAEPSWNMLDLFFVEDLSSALMLDSLNESHPIIQPVNNPDEIGSLFDTISYAKGASVIRMIQHYLTEERFWAGITHYLTTHQYGNAETSQLWDALQLQGTPGAVSVGTIMDTWTLQTGYPVFTVDQTNTRLTQSRFLAVSPQDNSQSNAVWITPFSYITETNPTPTIMLVTEESTSYTWPVGNGWIKANVGQYGVYRVNYELSNWQLLTQYLVTNPNSPLIPPVDRAGLLDDAFALSSAGQLGSEVALGLSHYLAGEREYIPWTTALTWFTILGRRLSLTPLYGQYANFVRSLLDPVVGTFSFNGTNLSHLQIYLRAEVFQASWSYGNKDIENQASALFQLWKTQNTTIEPDLKSLVYRTGVASGSVSDWDYLWGRYNSESDPYDKRLMLRALAFSTEPWVLNRFLSYTLDRIRSQDQLSVIVYVSWNIHGRSLAWNFFRNNWEYLVTNFGRDGYFGRLIRYITQSFSTEFELQEVIDFFSDHADASSATRSIKQAIETIRGNIDWINNNENTLANILSGN encoded by the exons ATGTCCCAGCCTGCCTACAGTGACCTCAGTGCTGCCAGTGACTCTGATCAAGATGGTGTCGGCCTTGTACTCACTGACAGTGACTCCTCTAAAGGCAGGTCAAGAAAGTACGTCGTAACATCGTCTAGACGACCGAAACCTCGACTGCGTATGCCAACGATATTCCAATCGCTCTCTAGAAACGAGATAATTTGCATTATTGTTGGGATGGTAGCGTTTGTGACTATTGTTGCCCTCTTCattgtggtgggtgtggtagcTAGTTCTCAGTCATCGGCAGGAGCGGCCAACTCCACTCAAGCCCCTCCCATTGCCACGCCCACTACACAGCCGCCCACGGACACCACTACTGTCCTGCCCATTACACAGCCGCCCACGGACACCACTACAGCCCCACCTATTACACAGCCGCCCACAGATATCACTACAGCCCCGCCCATCTCCACAGCACCCCCTCCCAAACTATGGGATAACGTTCGTCTCCCAGCAACCATACGGCCGGACCTATACAGGATCAGCCTGACGGTGGACCTGGACTCATTTGCCGTCTCAGGAACAGTGGATATAACATGTCAAGTACTAGAGGCTACCTCATACATTCTACTACATGCTAGGGAGATGGAGATTAACAATGACGAAAGCAATGTGCAATACTCAAACACTATGGTTGATTTCGAAGGAACTTTTCAAAGCAACGATTTCTACGTTTTGTCCCTGTCTCAAGAGATAGGTCCTGGAGAGGTCGTAGTTCATCTGTCGTTTGATTATAACCTAAGTGAGGTTTTATCTGGGTTCTATCGAAGCTCTTACACAGACAGCACTGGGCAGCAGCGCTACCTGGCAACCACTCAATTCGAGTCTACTGATGCTCGAAAAGCCTTCCCTTGTTTTGATGAACCTTCCCTCAAGGCAAACTTTGTGATATCTATAACCCATCTCTCTGAGTATCATGCTGTCAGTAATATGCCTGCTCTTAGTCGTGTTGATGCTACTACTGGGGACTCCATGGTTACTACTCACTTTCAAAGCTCTGTCAAGATGAGCACTTACCTGGTGGCTTTTATTGTGTCCGATTTCGAGTGTATGGGTGTTAACATTACAGAGAACAGGAGTCAACCACTACGG ATTCGTGTTTGCTCTAATCCACTAATAGTAGACAAGACAGAGTATGCACTGAGAGTGGCCATGGACGTTATACAGTTCTATGAGAGGCGGTTTAACATCTCCTATCCCCTACCCAAACAAG atCTGTTTGCCATCCCTGACTTTGCGGCAGGGGCGATGGAGAACTGGGGACTCATAACGTACAGGGAGACGGCTGTACTGTATGATGCGACCTCTGACCCTGCCACCAGCAAACGCAGAGTGGCTACAGTCATAGCTCACGAGCTAGCTCACCAG TGGTTTGGCAACCTAGTGACGATGGCGTGGTGGGACGGTCTCTGGCTCAACGAAGGATTTGCCACCTTCATGGAGTACCTGGGGACTGACAATGCAGAGCCATCTTGGAACATG CTCGACCTGTTCTTCGTGGAGGACCTATCCAGTGCTCTCATGCTGGACTCTTTGAATGAGTCTCATCCCATCATCCAGCCAGTCAACAATCCTGACGAGATTGGATCACTCTTTGACACCATCTCCTACGCCAAG GGTGCGAGTGTAATTCGCATGATACAACACTATCTCACAGAGGAGAGGTTTTGGGCCGGCATCACCCACTATCTAACCACCCACCAATACGGGAATGCTGAGACCTCTCAACTCTGGGACGCACTCCAACTGCAG GGTACTCCTGGAGCAGTGAGTGTTGGTACCATCATGGACACGTGGACTCTTCAGACTGGCTACCCAGTGTTCACTGTTGACCAGACCAACACTCGCCTCACACAATCACGCTTCCTGGCAGTCTCTCCTCAAGACAACTCTCAGAGCAA TGCTGTGTGGATTACACCGTTCAGTTACATCACAGAGACCAACCCCACTCCCACCATCATGCTTGTCACTGAGGAGAGCA CCTCGTACACATGGCCTGTGGGGAATGGCTGGATCAAGGCCAACGTTGGTCAGTATGGTGTGTACAGGGTCAACTATGAGCTCTCCAACTGGCAGCTACTAACACAGTACCTGGTGACCAACCCTAACTCTCCA CTAATACCCCCTGTGGACAGAGCTGGCCTACTGGACGATGCATTCGCTCTCTCTAG tGCTGGTCAGCTGGGCAGTGAGGTGGCCCTGGGTCTGTCCCACTATCTAGCCGGGGAGAGGGAGTACATTCCCTGGACCACTGCTCTCACTTGGTTCACTATACTGGGCAGGAGGCTCAGTCTCACACCTCTCTATGGGCAGTACGCG AACTTTGTGCGCTCACTGCTTGATCCAGTGGTCGGTACGTTCTCCTTCAATGGCACCAACCTGTCACATCTGCAAAT CTATCTGCGGGCAGAAGTGTTTCAAGCATCCTGGAGCTATGGCAACAAGGACATAGAAAATCAAGCCAGCGCTCTGTTTCAACTCTGGAAGACCCAAAACACAAc TATTGAGCCTGACCTCAAGTCGCTGGTGTACCGTACCGGGGTGGCCAGTGGAAGTGTGAGTGATTGGGACTATCTCTGGGGGAGGTACAACTCTGAGAGTGACCCCTACGACAAGAGACTCATGCTCAGAGCTCTAGCATTCTCAACAGAGCCATGGGTACTGAACAG GTTCCTCAGCTACACACTTGATCGTATTCGCTCTCAAGACCAGCTGTCTGTTATAGTGTACGTCTCATGGAACATTCACGGGCGATCTCTGGCCTGGAACTTTTTCAGGAACAACTGGGAGTACCTCGTTACTAA CTTTGGGAGGGATGGTTACTTTGGAAGGTTGATCCGTTACATTACGCAGAGCTTCAGCACTGAGTTTGAGCTGCAAGAG GTGATAGACTTCTTTAGTGATCACGCTGACGCTAGCTCTGCTACACGATCTATTAAACAAGCTATTGAGACGATCCGAGGGAACATTGACTGGATCAACAATAACGAGAACACTCTAGCAAACATTCTCTCAGGCAACTAG
- the LOC135349723 gene encoding uncharacterized protein LOC135349723 isoform X1: MGNCIDSSTIDGSSSNRSSRADQPLKRDSEKNSLLSATTQQSYGTETQRTPPPTQSPRLQLPAVSLSKSTAKPIGQFRFLDRKYSVTTPECGVTDIDEVFKSVCERYDIAVINREKIDEALTLFKTILDMELDTSLEECFTAWKEFLVNPQFIVNCIEATGDVKDIRVRADDIPKVRRKAQKHIRDLLDACHLFLQQREFLQRNIMDDLSKLEDLARDLHNIANHAKLSSSQKKHLEKNFSGGQAMVATFPETIELFWRQTYSLVHDINTSVHVLDGVPGPESADLR; this comes from the exons ATGGGTAACTGCATAGACTCCAGTACCATTGATGGCTCCTCCAGTAATAGGAGCAGCCGTGCTGACCAACCACTGAAG CGTGACTCTGAGAAGAACAGTCTGTTATCTGCCACCACCCAGCAATCATACGGGACCGAGACTCAGCGGACACCACCCCCCACCCAGTCGCCACGGCTACAATTACCCGCTGTATCTCTGTCCAAGTCCACTGCTAAACCTATCGGACAGTTTAGGTTCCTCGATCGAAAGTACTCCGTGACAACGCCAGAATGTGGCGTCACTGACATTGACGAGGTGTTTaagagtgtgtgtgagcgATATGACATTGCAGTGATCAATAGGGAAAAGATTGACGAAGCTCTGACATTGTTCAAGACCATTCTGGACATGGAGCTCGACACTTCACTGGAGGAATGCTTTACTGCTTGGAAGGAGTTTCTGGTCAACCCGCAATTCATCGTGAACTGCATAGAGGCCACGGGTGACGTCAAGGATATTCGAGTCAGAGCTGATGATATACCTAAAGTCAGACGCAAAGCTCAGAAGCATATTCGAGATCTATTGGATGCCTGCCACTTGTTTTTGCAGCAAAGAGAATTTCTGCAGCGAAATATTATGGATGATTTGTCTAAATTGGAGGATTTAGCACGGGATCTGCATAATATTGCCAACCATGCTAAACTCAGCTCCTCGCAGAAGAAACATCTTGAAAAGAATTTCTCTGGAGGTCAAGCAATGGTGGCTACATTTCCTGAGACCATTGAACTTTTCTGGAGACAAACATACAGTCTTGTGCACGACATCAACACCTCCGTACATGTGCTGGATGGAGTGCCTGGACCAGAGTCTGCTGATCTACGATAA
- the LOC135349723 gene encoding uncharacterized protein LOC135349723 isoform X2, with translation MGNCIDSSTIDGSSSNRSSRADQPLKQSYGTETQRTPPPTQSPRLQLPAVSLSKSTAKPIGQFRFLDRKYSVTTPECGVTDIDEVFKSVCERYDIAVINREKIDEALTLFKTILDMELDTSLEECFTAWKEFLVNPQFIVNCIEATGDVKDIRVRADDIPKVRRKAQKHIRDLLDACHLFLQQREFLQRNIMDDLSKLEDLARDLHNIANHAKLSSSQKKHLEKNFSGGQAMVATFPETIELFWRQTYSLVHDINTSVHVLDGVPGPESADLR, from the exons ATGGGTAACTGCATAGACTCCAGTACCATTGATGGCTCCTCCAGTAATAGGAGCAGCCGTGCTGACCAACCACTGAAG CAATCATACGGGACCGAGACTCAGCGGACACCACCCCCCACCCAGTCGCCACGGCTACAATTACCCGCTGTATCTCTGTCCAAGTCCACTGCTAAACCTATCGGACAGTTTAGGTTCCTCGATCGAAAGTACTCCGTGACAACGCCAGAATGTGGCGTCACTGACATTGACGAGGTGTTTaagagtgtgtgtgagcgATATGACATTGCAGTGATCAATAGGGAAAAGATTGACGAAGCTCTGACATTGTTCAAGACCATTCTGGACATGGAGCTCGACACTTCACTGGAGGAATGCTTTACTGCTTGGAAGGAGTTTCTGGTCAACCCGCAATTCATCGTGAACTGCATAGAGGCCACGGGTGACGTCAAGGATATTCGAGTCAGAGCTGATGATATACCTAAAGTCAGACGCAAAGCTCAGAAGCATATTCGAGATCTATTGGATGCCTGCCACTTGTTTTTGCAGCAAAGAGAATTTCTGCAGCGAAATATTATGGATGATTTGTCTAAATTGGAGGATTTAGCACGGGATCTGCATAATATTGCCAACCATGCTAAACTCAGCTCCTCGCAGAAGAAACATCTTGAAAAGAATTTCTCTGGAGGTCAAGCAATGGTGGCTACATTTCCTGAGACCATTGAACTTTTCTGGAGACAAACATACAGTCTTGTGCACGACATCAACACCTCCGTACATGTGCTGGATGGAGTGCCTGGACCAGAGTCTGCTGATCTACGATAA
- the LOC135349739 gene encoding histone deacetylase complex subunit SAP18-like has translation MADLSPRERKSRSPVNTVRKSKSPVTMRRSRSPVTMRRSKSPVTAARRSRSPAALRREARNSNIDKEPPPLVDREKTCPLLLRVFCNVGRHHRPDEFTRHRVPSNELQIYTWLDCSLRELMSLIREVNPDTRPKGTQFSFSTVYPDMRRGGYRLKELGKTLSGKRGMDDDTTLYSRKFKIGDFVDVAVIPRSRNRPY, from the exons ATGGCTGATCTTAGCCCTAGAGAGAGAAAGTCAAGGTCTCCAGTAAATACTGTGAGGAAGTCAAAATCTCCAGTAACTATGAGGAGGTCAAGATCTCCTGTAACTATGAGGCGGTCAAAATCTCCTGTAACTGCTGCGAGGAGGTCACGATCACCAGCAGCTCTGAGGAGGGAAGCCAGGAACAGCAACATAGACAAGGAACCACCTCCTTTGGTGGACAGAGAAAAG ACATGTCCTTTGCTATTGAGGGTGTTTTGCAACGTTGGGAGGCACCATCGCCCTGACGAGTTCACTAGACATAGAGTGCCCTCCAATGAGCTGCAGATATACACATG gctTGATTGCAGTCTGAGGGAGCTGATGTCACTGATTAGAGAGGTCAACCCGGACACCCGGCCCAAGGGCACTCAGTTCTCCTTCTCCACTGTGTACCCTGACATGCGTAGGGGGGGCTATCGACTCAAGGAACTAGGTAAGACGCTCTCTGGCAAGAGGGGAATGGATGATGATACGACTCTCTACTCCAGAAAGTTTAAGATTGGGGACTTTGTTGATGTTGCTGTAATACCAAGGTCAAGGAACAGACCCTATTAA